In the genome of Telluria mixta, the window CGCGAAGTGCTGCTGAAGAACGCGATCCCGTATTCGATCGCCAAGGATGAGTACCTGGCGTCGCACAAGGCCGTCCTGCAGGACGAAGGCGAAGGCGTCGGAGCCGACATCGTCGATTTCCTGAAGCGTCATGCGCTCGACCTGACCGTGCTGCTGGTGATCCTGTACGCCATGAAATTCGGCATCCCGGGCATGGGCATGAGCAGCCAGATGATCACGCCGGATAAGCTGAAGGGCAGCATGGACGACCTGATCGGCATGGAAGACATCAAGCAGGAAGTGCTGCACCTGGAAGACATGATCCGCAACCGCGAGTTGTATAAAGAGCACAACATCGACAAGCCGTTCAACGTCATGCTGACGGGGCCGGCCGGTACCGGTAAGACCAAGCTGGTGGGCTACCTGGCCAAGCGCCTCGACATCCCGCTGATCCAGGCGTCCGGCTCGGCGCTGGAATCGGGCTATGTCGGCGGCGGTTCGAAGGCGCTGAACGCCCTGTACCGCAAGGCGTCGGGCAAGGGCCGTTGCATCATCTTCCTGGATGAAGCGCAAAGCCTGTTCATGCCGCGCGGCCGCAGCGAAAAGAAATGGGAAGACGACACCGCGAACACCCTGCTGGGCCTGCTGGACGGCGTCAAGAGCGACAAGGGCCAGGGCGTGATCTGGGTCGTGGCCTCGAACTTCGACGATGCGTCGACGGAGATGGACGAAGCGATGCTGCGCCGCTTCTCCGTGAAGATCAATTTCCGCCTGCCGAACAAGGGTGAGCGCAAGGAACTGCTGCGCAGCTTCCTGTCACGCAAGAAAGAAGGTCTCGTGGACTGGAACGACCTCGACCTGGACCAGGTCGCGGAAATCACCCAGAACCTGAGCCCCGCACTGCTGGAAACCGTGGTCGAGCGCGCATCGATGATCTCGATCCAGGAAAAGACGATCATCAATACCGACCTGCTGTTCCGCGCATACGAGCGTGCCACGATCGGCCTGACGGACCGCGCCACGACGGCCGAGAAGCTCAAGCAGCGCGAGCGCATCGCCGTGCACGAACTGGGTCACTTCTTCATGCAGATCGACCCGTTCCTGCGTGCCGGCATGAGCCTGAGCGAGGTCAAGGAAAAGTCGCATCTGCTGAAGATCAGCACGGAAGCGGTGTCCAAGATCGGTGCGCTGGGCTATGTGCTGCAGTCCGGTGAAGACATGTCGCTGCGCACGCTGGAAGAACTGGAGCGCGACGTGATCGGCCTGTACGGCGGCGTGGCGGCGGAAGAACTGTTTTATGGTGCACGCGGTATCTCGGTGGGCAGCCAGAACGACATCGAAAAGATCACGAAGATGCTGAACCTGATGGTCGGCCGCCTGTCGATGTATTCGCGCGCCAAGATCGACTACAGCCAGTTGCAGAACGACGCGTCCGGCGAGCACACGCTGCGCCAGGTCGAGGAGAAATCGGACGAGCTCTATAACTACACGCTGAATTCGATCCGCGACTACAAGGACGTGATCGTTTCGATC includes:
- a CDS encoding AAA family ATPase — protein: MPNFARLQIAFKNVYVRILTAVLLGILTGWAIYKADIPQDPSPVVYSQNISEITQLAAQKDRLDYLLVAKPLSDSPRYIYKYKNAPQLHVVKVPSTSHLSLEREVLLKNAIPYSIAKDEYLASHKAVLQDEGEGVGADIVDFLKRHALDLTVLLVILYAMKFGIPGMGMSSQMITPDKLKGSMDDLIGMEDIKQEVLHLEDMIRNRELYKEHNIDKPFNVMLTGPAGTGKTKLVGYLAKRLDIPLIQASGSALESGYVGGGSKALNALYRKASGKGRCIIFLDEAQSLFMPRGRSEKKWEDDTANTLLGLLDGVKSDKGQGVIWVVASNFDDASTEMDEAMLRRFSVKINFRLPNKGERKELLRSFLSRKKEGLVDWNDLDLDQVAEITQNLSPALLETVVERASMISIQEKTIINTDLLFRAYERATIGLTDRATTAEKLKQRERIAVHELGHFFMQIDPFLRAGMSLSEVKEKSHLLKISTEAVSKIGALGYVLQSGEDMSLRTLEELERDVIGLYGGVAAEELFYGARGISVGSQNDIEKITKMLNLMVGRLSMYSRAKIDYSQLQNDASGEHTLRQVEEKSDELYNYTLNSIRDYKDVIVSIKDTLLDQYVLSKDAVFNLLEEHQEALMAGLNAPRHASLKLCAEEAAVA